The window GGTAGGCGCTGAGCAGGGCGTCCATCGAACGGCCGTCGCGGACCTCGCCGCGGCCCAGCTCATAGGCTGCGTCACCGGCGTCGCCGCCTGTGGCGTTCCCGCTCGCGAGGTCCAGGTAGTGCCCCAGGGCGGTGCGGACGGCTCGGCGAATGGTGGCGCCCATGTGGCCCGAAAGGGCGTTGGCGTAGGGAGGGACCTCGTCGATGATCGCCTGGACGACCTCGTCGGCGGTGCTCTTCAGCGCTGCCCGAAGTGCGGTGACGGTCGTCTCATCCAGGGCCAGTTCGCTGGCCCTCCGGACTGCATGGCTCATGTTTTTGTTCCCTGCGAACAATTCAACCGACCAGATTTACGTCCTGCGGTTAGGACTTTACGCCCTGAGGCGCAGCAAGCTGGAGCCATGACGAGTACAGCCCTGCGCAGCAGGGCGTGGAAACTGCTGGAGATGGTCACGACGCCGCTGCTGCCGTCTGACTACCTGGACCTGGTCAGCCCGCTGCGGGCGGGCGCTGATCTGCGTGGGCGCATCGAGGCCGTGCACCCCGAGACGGGTGACGCCGCGACCATCGTGATCAGGCCGGGACGTGGCTGGCGCGGCCACACCGCCGGTCAGTACGTGCGGATCGGGGTCGACGTCGACGGGGTGCGCCTGTGGCGTGCCTACTCCCTCACCTCGCCGACACACCGCAAGGACGGCCGCGTCACGATCACCGTGAAGGCGATCCCGGACGGCAAGGTCAGCAACCACCTGGTCCGTAGGGCGAAACCGGGCACGCTGATCCAGCTCGACCAGCCGACCGGTGACTTCGTGCTGCCGCAGGCCAAGCCCGCCAAGGTGCTCTACCTGACGGCCGGCAGCGGCATCACGCCCGTCATGGGCATGCTGCGCGACACCGAATTCGACGACGTCGTCATGGTCCACTGCGCGCCCCAGCCGCACGACGTGATCTTCCGCAACGAACTGCACGACCTGGCCGCGGACAAGAAGCTGCAGCTCACCGAGGTGCACACGGACACAGACGGCATGCTCGACATCGCCCGTCTCGACGAACTCGTGCCCGACTGGGCCGAGCGCGAGACCTGGGCCTGCGGTCCCGCGGGCCTGCTCGACGCCGCCGAAGAGCACTGGAGCGAGCACGGCGTCCAAGAGCGCCTGCACACCGAACGCTTCCGCCCCAGCATCGTCGTCACCGGCAACGGCGGCGAGGTCACGTTCAGCGCCACCGGCAAGACCGTCGACGCGGATGGCGCCACGCCGTTGCTGGACGTCGGCGAAGAGGCCGGCGTGCTCATGCCCTCCGGGTGCCGCATGGGCATCTGCATCGGCTGCATCACGCCGCTCAAGGCGGGCGCCGTCCGCGACCTGCGCACCGGCGACATCACCGAGGCCGAACCGGGCGTCCTCATCCAGACCTGCGTGTCCGCCGCCGCGGGCCCCTGCGACATCGAACGGTAGGGAACACCTTGACCGCCATCGACCCCACCGCCCACCTGACCGCGGAGCAGATCGAGGAGCTCGGCCGCGAGCTGGACGCGATCCGCGACGAGGTGATCGCCAGCCGCGGCGAGAAAGACGCCGCCTACATCCGCAAGGTCATCTCGGCGCAGC of the Streptomyces sp. NBC_00287 genome contains:
- a CDS encoding ferredoxin reductase produces the protein MVTTPLLPSDYLDLVSPLRAGADLRGRIEAVHPETGDAATIVIRPGRGWRGHTAGQYVRIGVDVDGVRLWRAYSLTSPTHRKDGRVTITVKAIPDGKVSNHLVRRAKPGTLIQLDQPTGDFVLPQAKPAKVLYLTAGSGITPVMGMLRDTEFDDVVMVHCAPQPHDVIFRNELHDLAADKKLQLTEVHTDTDGMLDIARLDELVPDWAERETWACGPAGLLDAAEEHWSEHGVQERLHTERFRPSIVVTGNGGEVTFSATGKTVDADGATPLLDVGEEAGVLMPSGCRMGICIGCITPLKAGAVRDLRTGDITEAEPGVLIQTCVSAAAGPCDIER